The following are encoded in a window of Fischerella sp. PCC 9605 genomic DNA:
- a CDS encoding PAS domain S-box protein — MFELLHAFLTSSPFIPHGHCYLWNPGLVWLHLLSDSLIALSYYSIPVTLLYFVHKRKDVPFKSIFLLFGAFIIACGTTHLMAVWTLWYPTYWLSGSIKAITAIVSVYTALVLVELVPTALQIPSTAQLEAANQKLQQEITARQQAEAALRKAHDELEIRVQERTAELLTANTALQAEIADRQRAEAALRDTTTLQRAILDSANYTIISTTEDGIILTFNAAAERCLGYSAQEVVGKTTPVLIHDSDEVVKAAQELSQELGVTIKPGFEAFVARARRGQVDEREWSYIRKDGSHFPVLLSVTALRDAENNITGFLGIGSDITDRKRAEEALRQSEATLRSFFDSAPMMMGVVEVVDDDILHISDNVATGKLFRRTPEAMQNQLASEMGLPQKYISLWIEHYHQAEHTHSPVRFEYAHETSTGNRWLSATVAAISSDSSSSRPRFSYIVEDISDRKQSEQELRWKEALLRSMANASPLAFYVVDNRTDAILYFNHRFCEIWGLEHLEERMQRGELKNNDIIPDCLSVVADVPAFAESCKPLQSEENRGIIEDEIPFVDGRIVRRFSSQIRDEDDRYFGRLYLFEDITARKRAEEELRHLSKALESAVEGISQLDRQGRYLKVNPAYASMVGYQSEELIGMEWQLTVHPEDKEKLSSAYQQMLSNGKAEVEARAVRKDGSVFDKQVVMVKAYDQEQFIGHYCFMKDISDRREVERLKDEFISVVSHELRTPLTSISGALDLLASGILQNEPEDAQRMLNIAANNTDRLVRLINDILDIERIESGKVQMTKQTCDAADLMIQSAEVVEEIAEQAEVTLSVSPVSTRLWADPDRIIQVLTNLLSNAIKFSPIGSTVWLSAEIQERERGRGGEGEREGKSNFSLTYPTPPLPHSSTPPLLHSPTVLFTVRDQGRGIPADKLESIFERFGQVDASDSRQKGGTGLGLAICRSILQHHGGQIWAESTLGEGSTFFFTLPILSEEEGERGREGEGGNEQFKIQNSKFKITPPLSHSSTPPLPPLILECDDDPSVRVVVQATLERQGYRVLTVASGQEAVEQATANQPDAIILNLRMPGMDGWETLAILKQQPQTQNIPVIILSGLLPDTIQSLPEGVSDWIIKPPDFKLLCQALEKATAKQNQTIKVLIIEDDQDLAQVLIAMFNSHGIVTFYAQTGRKAIQVSQNVIPDLLVLDLGLPECDGFAVVDWLRQHNRLCQVPLVVYTARDLDESDRERLRLGQTLFLTKGRITPQEFEQRVINLLNRMIHGKSEES; from the coding sequence ATGTTTGAATTATTACACGCCTTTTTAACCTCAAGCCCCTTTATCCCCCACGGGCATTGTTATCTCTGGAATCCAGGGTTGGTGTGGTTGCATCTGTTGTCAGATTCCTTAATTGCCCTGTCATATTACTCAATTCCCGTGACATTGCTCTATTTCGTCCACAAGCGCAAAGATGTTCCCTTCAAAAGCATCTTTCTTTTGTTTGGAGCCTTTATCATTGCTTGTGGCACGACTCATCTGATGGCAGTTTGGACACTTTGGTATCCAACCTATTGGCTATCCGGGTCAATAAAAGCCATTACAGCGATAGTTTCAGTGTACACAGCGCTCGTACTGGTAGAGTTAGTGCCTACAGCACTGCAAATACCCAGTACAGCGCAGTTAGAAGCAGCTAATCAAAAACTGCAACAGGAAATCACCGCTCGCCAACAAGCAGAGGCAGCATTACGCAAAGCACATGATGAGTTAGAAATCCGAGTTCAAGAACGAACAGCAGAGCTATTAACAGCTAATACAGCATTGCAGGCGGAAATTGCCGATCGCCAGCGAGCAGAGGCAGCATTGCGGGATACTACAACACTGCAACGGGCGATTTTGGATAGTGCCAACTACACGATTATTTCCACTACAGAAGACGGCATCATCCTCACATTTAATGCAGCTGCGGAACGATGCTTAGGATATTCTGCCCAAGAGGTGGTTGGGAAAACAACTCCGGTGCTTATCCACGACTCGGATGAAGTTGTGAAAGCGGCGCAAGAATTATCCCAGGAACTGGGTGTGACGATTAAGCCTGGGTTTGAGGCGTTTGTTGCTAGAGCACGACGTGGGCAAGTAGACGAGCGCGAATGGTCTTACATTCGCAAAGATGGTTCCCACTTCCCCGTACTACTATCAGTCACGGCTTTGCGTGACGCAGAAAATAATATCACGGGGTTTCTTGGCATTGGCAGCGACATTACCGATCGCAAACGAGCAGAAGAAGCACTGCGACAGAGTGAAGCCACCCTCCGCAGTTTCTTTGATAGCGCACCGATGATGATGGGAGTGGTTGAAGTGGTGGATGATGACATCCTGCATATTTCTGATAACGTTGCCACTGGGAAGCTTTTTAGACGAACGCCAGAAGCAATGCAGAATCAACTAGCAAGCGAAATGGGTTTGCCCCAAAAGTATATAAGCCTGTGGATTGAGCATTACCACCAAGCCGAACACACCCACTCTCCGGTTCGCTTTGAATATGCTCACGAGACTTCTACGGGGAACAGATGGCTTTCAGCCACGGTTGCGGCAATTAGCAGCGATAGCAGTAGTAGCCGTCCGCGATTTTCCTACATAGTTGAGGACATCAGCGATCGCAAGCAGTCAGAACAAGAACTGCGTTGGAAAGAGGCTTTGTTGCGCTCAATGGCTAATGCTTCACCATTGGCGTTTTATGTTGTAGACAACCGCACCGACGCCATACTCTACTTCAACCACCGCTTCTGCGAAATTTGGGGTCTTGAACATCTGGAAGAACGAATGCAGCGTGGCGAACTCAAAAATAACGATATTATTCCTGATTGTCTGTCTGTTGTGGCAGATGTGCCAGCGTTTGCTGAATCGTGCAAACCCCTACAAAGCGAGGAAAATCGTGGAATTATTGAAGATGAAATTCCCTTTGTCGATGGGCGAATCGTCCGGCGTTTTTCCTCCCAAATCCGCGACGAGGACGATAGATACTTTGGGCGTCTTTATCTTTTCGAGGATATTACAGCACGCAAGCGAGCAGAAGAAGAACTTCGCCACCTTAGCAAGGCGCTGGAAAGTGCAGTAGAGGGGATTTCACAGTTAGATAGACAGGGACGTTATCTCAAGGTGAACCCAGCATATGCCAGCATGGTTGGTTATCAAAGCGAAGAATTGATTGGTATGGAATGGCAGCTGACAGTTCATCCAGAGGACAAGGAGAAGTTGAGCTCTGCCTACCAACAAATGCTCAGCAACGGCAAGGCGGAAGTGGAAGCTAGGGCTGTGCGGAAAGACGGTTCGGTTTTTGATAAACAAGTGGTGATGGTCAAAGCCTACGACCAGGAACAATTCATCGGGCATTATTGCTTCATGAAGGATATTAGCGATCGCCGGGAAGTTGAACGCCTTAAGGATGAATTTATTTCAGTAGTCAGCCACGAATTGCGAACACCTCTGACTTCCATTTCTGGTGCCTTGGATTTGCTGGCAAGTGGAATCTTGCAAAACGAGCCTGAAGATGCTCAACGGATGTTAAATATTGCTGCCAATAACACGGATCGGCTGGTGCGTCTGATCAATGACATCCTCGATATCGAACGCATCGAGTCGGGGAAGGTACAAATGACTAAGCAAACCTGTGATGCAGCCGACTTGATGATCCAGTCAGCAGAGGTTGTGGAGGAAATAGCAGAACAAGCAGAGGTGACATTATCAGTTTCTCCCGTATCAACTCGCCTCTGGGCTGACCCCGATCGCATTATCCAGGTACTCACCAACTTACTCAGCAATGCCATTAAATTTTCGCCGATCGGTTCTACGGTTTGGTTGAGCGCAGAAATTCAGGAGAGGGAGAGAGGGAGAGGGGGAGAGGGGGAGAGGGAGGGAAAGAGCAATTTTTCACTTACTTACCCCACTCCTCCACTCCCCCACTCCTCCACTCCCCCACTCCTCCACTCCCCCACCGTATTATTCACAGTTCGCGATCAAGGACGCGGCATCCCAGCTGACAAGCTAGAATCTATCTTTGAGCGTTTTGGACAAGTTGATGCCTCCGACTCCCGTCAGAAAGGGGGAACGGGTTTGGGTCTAGCTATTTGTCGCAGCATCTTGCAGCATCATGGCGGGCAAATCTGGGCTGAAAGCACATTGGGAGAAGGCAGTACTTTCTTTTTTACTTTGCCAATCCTCTCAGAAGAGGAGGGGGAGAGAGGGAGAGAGGGAGAGGGGGGAAATGAACAATTCAAAATTCAAAATTCAAAATTCAAAATTACTCCCCCACTCTCCCACTCCTCCACTCCCCCACTCCCTCCCCTAATACTAGAGTGTGATGACGATCCCTCTGTTCGGGTTGTGGTGCAAGCCACGCTAGAAAGGCAGGGCTACCGAGTTCTAACAGTGGCATCGGGACAAGAGGCAGTAGAACAAGCAACGGCAAACCAGCCTGATGCAATTATTCTCAATTTGAGGATGCCCGGTATGGATGGTTGGGAAACTCTGGCAATTCTCAAACAGCAGCCACAGACTCAAAACATCCCAGTGATTATCCTTAGTGGTTTGTTACCCGATACCATTCAAAGTCTTCCGGAGGGTGTGAGTGACTGGATTATCAAGCCTCCAGACTTCAAGCTATTGTGCCAAGCTTTGGAAAAAGCTACTGCTAAACAAAATCAAACTATCAAAGTACTGATTATAGAAGACGACCAAGATTTGGCACAGGTACTGATTGCTATGTTCAATAGCCACGGCATTGTCACCTTTTATGCCCAAACTGGACGGAAAGCTATACAAGTAAGCCAGAATGTCATTCCTGATTTGTTGGTACTGGATTTAGGACTGCCAGAATGTGATGGTTTTGCCGTCGTGGATTGGCTGCGGCAGCATAACCGCCTGTGCCAAGTGCCGTTAGTTGTGTACACGGCGCGCGACCTAGATGAGAGCGATCGCGAACGATTAAGATTGGGGCAAACCCTATTTCTCACCAAAGGACGCATTACCCCGCAGGAATTTGAACAGCGGGTAATTAACTTACTCAACCGGATGATTCACGGTAAGAGTGAAGAGAGTTAG
- a CDS encoding response regulator produces the protein MTTRHILIIDDEYDIRAVAELSLKAVGAWQVSTAASGSEGVAKAAAEQPDVILLDVMMPDMDGIATFKALQANPDTKSIPVILLTAKTQAAEQRRFAELGVRAIITKPFKAMKLPAQIAAALDW, from the coding sequence ATGACCACGAGACACATTCTCATCATTGATGATGAATATGACATTCGTGCGGTGGCTGAACTCTCCTTAAAAGCAGTAGGTGCTTGGCAAGTCTCGACTGCTGCTTCAGGTAGTGAGGGAGTGGCTAAGGCGGCCGCCGAACAGCCAGATGTTATCCTCTTGGATGTGATGATGCCCGATATGGACGGAATCGCTACCTTTAAAGCGTTACAAGCGAATCCAGACACCAAGTCAATCCCCGTAATTTTACTGACAGCAAAGACGCAAGCTGCCGAACAGCGGCGATTTGCCGAACTGGGAGTGCGAGCAATTATTACCAAACCTTTCAAAGCCATGAAATTGCCTGCTCAAATTGCGGCGGCTCTAGACTGGTAG
- a CDS encoding Mo-dependent nitrogenase C-terminal domain-containing protein, with protein sequence MMSITTLTLISVVNVLLRPIRQWLESLKIEDYEFARLVCTIIPASCPFEREIKFLNRTILYIPPLCKLNPLYEQLVELRFKALTYLADECGEDVTLYC encoded by the coding sequence ATGATGTCCATTACTACCTTAACTTTAATCTCTGTTGTAAATGTTCTATTACGACCAATCCGTCAATGGCTTGAATCCCTAAAAATAGAAGATTACGAATTCGCACGATTGGTCTGCACAATTATTCCTGCCAGTTGTCCTTTTGAACGAGAAATTAAATTCCTTAATCGTACTATTCTCTATATTCCACCTCTTTGTAAATTAAATCCTCTCTACGAACAATTAGTTGAACTGCGTTTCAAAGCTTTAACTTATTTAGCAGATGAGTGTGGTGAAGATGTAACACTTTATTGCTAA
- a CDS encoding thermonuclease family protein encodes MTKIAILLSCLLLLLVGCQTQTKSPANPQVQVKVAQVVSGQTLEVFGMGDQSNLISQVRLLGIDAPDLQQRPWGSAAKERLQALIEEQPVMLEFDVEGKDKFGRILAYVWKDKVLLNEQLVKEGQALFVGRSPNHKYDQRLERAQQWARLMELGIWNPEKPMRLTPSEFRRQNR; translated from the coding sequence ATGACTAAAATCGCAATTTTATTATCCTGCCTATTACTGCTGTTGGTTGGTTGTCAAACCCAAACAAAGTCCCCAGCAAACCCGCAGGTGCAGGTCAAAGTAGCACAGGTAGTGAGTGGGCAAACCCTAGAAGTCTTTGGGATGGGCGATCAATCCAATTTGATTTCTCAGGTGCGCTTGCTGGGGATTGACGCACCAGATTTACAGCAGCGTCCTTGGGGAAGTGCAGCAAAAGAACGCTTGCAAGCGCTGATTGAGGAACAACCAGTCATGTTGGAGTTTGATGTGGAAGGAAAAGATAAATTTGGGCGAATTCTGGCTTACGTGTGGAAAGATAAAGTGTTGTTGAATGAACAGTTAGTCAAAGAAGGTCAGGCGCTGTTTGTGGGGCGATCGCCCAACCACAAATATGACCAACGCTTAGAACGCGCCCAACAGTGGGCTAGACTTATGGAACTGGGCATTTGGAACCCAGAAAAACCCATGCGTTTAACTCCTTCTGAATTTCGCCGTCAAAATCGATAA
- a CDS encoding 2Fe-2S iron-sulfur cluster-binding protein, producing the protein MSRTYTITVHDRAKGIKHTLEVPDDRYILHSCEKQGKELPFSCRNGACTTCAVRVLKGEIYQPEAVGLSLELRQQGYALLCVSYARSDLEVETQDEDEVYELQFGRYFGKGKVRAGLPLDEE; encoded by the coding sequence ATGTCTCGGACATACACCATTACAGTTCACGATCGCGCTAAAGGTATAAAACACACCTTGGAAGTTCCTGATGACCGCTACATCCTGCATAGTTGTGAGAAACAAGGGAAAGAACTGCCATTTTCTTGCCGCAATGGTGCTTGCACCACTTGTGCAGTCAGGGTTCTCAAAGGAGAAATTTACCAACCAGAAGCAGTGGGACTATCGCTGGAGTTGCGTCAGCAAGGTTACGCGCTGTTGTGCGTAAGTTACGCCCGTTCTGACTTAGAAGTGGAGACACAAGACGAGGATGAAGTCTATGAACTTCAGTTTGGACGCTATTTTGGCAAGGGAAAAGTGCGGGCAGGTTTGCCGTTAGATGAAGAGTAA
- a CDS encoding DUF1823 family protein has protein sequence MSNLPPLNTETLWAILNEEIDDATVNQLVWHCLGYRYDPATAKWDNQQVPSDWRDEYPEPPDFIDSRPATVKLTRSIPTENKQILKEKLGFKGYKIGEFGPRQTRRATAANWLLSYMEQKE, from the coding sequence ATGTCTAATTTGCCACCACTCAATACAGAAACCCTTTGGGCTATTCTCAACGAAGAAATTGATGACGCCACAGTTAATCAATTAGTATGGCACTGCTTAGGTTATCGCTACGACCCTGCAACGGCAAAATGGGACAATCAACAAGTGCCCTCCGATTGGCGAGATGAGTACCCAGAACCACCAGATTTTATTGATAGTCGCCCTGCAACAGTTAAGCTGACTCGTTCGATTCCTACAGAGAACAAACAAATACTAAAAGAAAAACTAGGTTTTAAAGGTTACAAAATTGGAGAATTTGGCCCTCGGCAAACTCGGAGAGCAACGGCAGCAAATTGGTTATTAAGTTATATGGAACAAAAAGAGTAG
- a CDS encoding acylphosphatase codes for MSQSIRAHVFISGRVQGVGYRFATVDTASQLGLSGWVRNLPDGRVEAVFEGVREVVEEMIRWCHQGPPAAMVKEVVVEFEEPEGLRRFEVRRVD; via the coding sequence ATGTCGCAGTCAATCCGCGCCCACGTATTTATTTCTGGCAGAGTCCAAGGCGTAGGCTATCGCTTTGCCACTGTTGATACAGCTAGTCAGTTAGGATTAAGTGGTTGGGTGCGAAATCTCCCTGATGGTCGCGTTGAAGCAGTGTTTGAAGGTGTGCGGGAGGTTGTAGAAGAGATGATTCGCTGGTGTCATCAAGGTCCACCCGCAGCCATGGTTAAAGAAGTGGTGGTGGAGTTTGAGGAACCGGAAGGGTTGAGAAGATTTGAAGTTAGGCGTGTTGACTAA
- the aroF gene encoding 3-deoxy-7-phosphoheptulonate synthase → MINAKLAAKSHLHHQTIVKLSEQVSFGGIQLVIIGGPCAVESKEQMETVAQKLSTAPVQALRGGVYKPRTSPYAFQGMGEEGLKILAGVRSRYNMPVVTEVMSISQIEAIAAHADMLQVGSRNMQNFDLLKALGQAGKPILLKRGLAATIEEFIMAAEYILSNGNPDVVLCERGIRSFDNYTRNVLDLGAVAALKQITHLPVIVDPSHAVGKRELVAPVAKAAIACGADGLIIECHPEPEQSVSDARQALSLEDMVSLVNSLKPVAAAVERNISEELGVGLEPAPLCLSAA, encoded by the coding sequence ATGATCAATGCCAAATTAGCCGCTAAATCTCATCTCCATCACCAAACCATTGTTAAACTTTCCGAACAAGTTTCCTTTGGTGGTATACAATTAGTGATAATCGGCGGGCCTTGCGCGGTTGAAAGCAAGGAACAAATGGAGACAGTCGCGCAGAAGCTATCTACTGCACCCGTGCAAGCGTTGCGTGGAGGTGTCTACAAACCCCGCACTTCTCCCTACGCCTTTCAGGGAATGGGAGAAGAAGGACTGAAAATTTTGGCAGGAGTACGATCGCGTTACAATATGCCAGTTGTAACTGAGGTAATGTCAATTTCTCAAATAGAAGCGATCGCCGCCCATGCTGATATGCTTCAAGTAGGTAGCCGCAACATGCAAAACTTCGATTTGCTCAAAGCTTTAGGACAAGCGGGTAAACCCATACTCCTCAAACGTGGTTTAGCGGCGACAATCGAAGAATTCATCATGGCAGCCGAATATATTTTAAGTAACGGTAATCCCGATGTGGTGCTGTGCGAACGGGGTATCCGCAGTTTCGATAACTATACCCGCAATGTGCTGGATTTAGGAGCAGTAGCAGCGCTTAAGCAAATTACTCACCTACCCGTGATTGTAGATCCTTCCCATGCAGTCGGTAAGCGGGAGTTAGTGGCACCTGTGGCTAAGGCTGCAATCGCCTGTGGTGCAGATGGTTTAATTATTGAGTGTCACCCAGAACCAGAACAATCTGTATCTGATGCACGTCAAGCACTGTCTTTAGAAGATATGGTTAGTTTAGTTAATAGCTTAAAACCAGTAGCAGCAGCAGTTGAGCGGAATATATCGGAAGAATTAGGGGTGGGTTTAGAACCTGCCCCTCTTTGTTTGTCTGCGGCTTAG